From one Streptomyces sp. R41 genomic stretch:
- a CDS encoding ADP-ribosylglycohydrolase family protein, with the protein MTATGTILGSAVGDALGAPFEFGPEGAFTARFPTPGYGGEMCGGGGWDPGEATDDTQMAVLVGESLLEHDGLELPDIFRRFQRWAAADPKDMGLQTEAVLTSGDPWDLAAAIHYQENQRAAGNGSLMRAATSAVHFAPHGRDATMAAARRIAALTHGDRAAWEGTALFHELVRVALNGGDPLSAIPETLGAVHPDHRARYATVLAPDWHPDQATEFNGAVWPCLGSAVWALRTTESYEDAVRAAIDLGGDTDTVAAVTGGLAGAVYGAGAIPERWTEVLHVPLPGSGGRVLRAAELTDLARRLAGQPDDAMP; encoded by the coding sequence ATGACCGCTACCGGCACCATCCTCGGCTCGGCGGTGGGCGACGCCCTCGGGGCCCCCTTCGAGTTCGGTCCCGAAGGGGCGTTCACTGCCCGCTTCCCCACCCCCGGGTACGGCGGGGAGATGTGCGGAGGCGGTGGCTGGGACCCGGGGGAGGCCACCGACGACACGCAGATGGCCGTGCTGGTCGGCGAATCGCTCCTCGAGCACGACGGCCTCGAACTCCCGGACATCTTCCGCAGATTCCAGCGGTGGGCGGCAGCCGACCCCAAGGACATGGGCCTGCAGACCGAGGCCGTCCTCACCAGCGGAGACCCCTGGGACCTTGCCGCGGCCATCCACTACCAGGAGAACCAACGGGCCGCCGGAAACGGCTCGTTGATGCGTGCGGCGACCTCCGCCGTCCACTTCGCCCCGCACGGCCGGGACGCCACCATGGCCGCCGCCCGCCGCATCGCCGCGCTCACCCACGGCGACCGGGCGGCCTGGGAGGGCACGGCGCTCTTCCACGAACTGGTTCGAGTCGCCCTGAACGGAGGGGACCCCCTCAGCGCGATCCCGGAGACCCTCGGCGCCGTCCACCCGGACCACCGCGCCCGCTACGCCACCGTCCTCGCCCCTGACTGGCACCCCGACCAGGCAACCGAATTCAACGGCGCGGTGTGGCCCTGCCTCGGCTCCGCCGTCTGGGCCCTGCGCACCACCGAATCGTACGAGGACGCCGTACGCGCCGCGATCGACCTCGGCGGCGACACGGACACCGTCGCGGCCGTGACCGGCGGCCTCGCAGGCGCCGTATACGGAGCGGGCGCCATCCCAGAACGGTGGACCGAGGTGCTGCACGTTCCGCTGCCGGGCTCGGGTGGACGAGTCCTGCGGGCCGCGGAACTCACCGACCTCGCCCGCAGGCTGGCCGGACAGCCGGACGACGCCATGCCCTGA
- the galE gene encoding UDP-glucose 4-epimerase GalE, whose amino-acid sequence MTWLITGGAGYIGAHVVRAMLDAGEQAVVYDDLSTGIAERVPADVPLVVGSTLDCELVSRTLTEHSVTGVVHLAAKKQVGESVDLPLHYYRENVEGLRVLLEAVTAARVGSFVFSSSAAVYGMPDVDLVTEETPCVPMSPYGETKLAGEWLVRATGRATGLSTASLRYFNVAGAASPELADVGVFNLIPMVFEKLTENAPPRIFGDDYPTPDGTCVRDYIHVVDLAEAHVAAARALEASPGSDLTLNIGRGEGVSVREMIDRINALTGYDRPPVTTPRRPGDPARVVASADRIATELGWKAKYDVQDMIASAWAGWVRLHPGASRT is encoded by the coding sequence ATGACCTGGCTGATCACCGGCGGCGCCGGCTACATCGGGGCGCACGTCGTGCGCGCGATGCTCGACGCGGGCGAACAGGCCGTGGTCTACGACGACTTGTCCACGGGGATCGCGGAGCGGGTACCCGCCGATGTCCCGCTGGTGGTCGGCTCGACCCTGGACTGCGAGCTGGTGTCCCGGACACTCACCGAGCACTCCGTCACCGGCGTCGTGCATCTGGCGGCGAAGAAGCAGGTCGGCGAGTCGGTGGACCTCCCGCTGCACTACTACCGGGAGAACGTCGAGGGCCTGCGGGTGCTGCTGGAGGCGGTGACGGCCGCGCGGGTCGGCTCGTTCGTCTTCTCGTCGTCCGCCGCGGTGTACGGCATGCCGGACGTGGACCTGGTCACCGAGGAGACGCCGTGCGTGCCGATGAGCCCGTACGGCGAGACGAAGCTGGCGGGCGAGTGGCTGGTCCGCGCGACGGGCCGCGCCACGGGCCTGTCCACCGCCTCCCTCCGCTACTTCAACGTGGCCGGAGCGGCATCCCCGGAACTGGCCGACGTGGGCGTCTTCAACCTCATCCCCATGGTCTTCGAAAAGCTCACGGAGAACGCGCCCCCACGCATCTTCGGCGACGACTACCCCACCCCCGACGGAACGTGCGTCCGCGACTACATCCACGTGGTCGACCTGGCCGAGGCCCACGTGGCCGCGGCCCGCGCCCTGGAGGCGTCTCCCGGCAGCGACCTCACGCTCAACATCGGCCGCGGCGAAGGCGTCTCGGTCCGCGAGATGATCGACCGCATCAACGCCCTCACCGGCTACGACCGCCCCCCGGTCACCACCCCCCGCCGCCCCGGCGACCCGGCCCGCGTCGTCGCCTCCGCCGACCGCATCGCCACCGAACTGGGCTGGAAGGCCAAGTACGACGTCCAGGACATGATCGCGTCGGCCTGGGCGGGCTGGGTACGCCTGCACCCCGGCGCGAGCCGCACGTAG